The window TTGGATATTTGATTATTTGGGAATTAAGCAACTTTGTTTTTGTGGAGCATTTTGAAGTTTTTTCTGAATTCAGAAATCAAAAGTTAGGTTCACACATTACCGACTATTTGTTTAAAAATTACCCAAGAATTATTTTGGAAATAGAACCTGAACATTTGAATGAAGATGCTAAACGACGTTTTTCGTTTTATCAGAGAAACGGTTTTAATCTGATTGACGAAACGTATGTACAGCCAAGCTATGGCGAAGGAAAAAAAAGCCTTCCAATGTGGCTTCTTGCCAATTATTCTCCAGAAAATTTAAAGGAAGTAGAAGATGAAATTTATGACATCGTTTACCATTAAAATATAAATCCAGAGCTTTTTAATGCTCTGGATTTTTTTGTCTGTAGATTGAGTCTAAAGTTTAATAGCAAGATAATTATTTAAATTTACCCTTCAATCTCATTCCAATAATGGCAATACTTTAGCGGGTGGTTGTTTTTTGTTGGTCATCAACATATTCTAAAATATCACCTGGTTGACATTCTAAAACATCACAAATTAATTCTAAAGTACTAAATCTGATTGCCTTTGCCTTACCTGTCTTTAATATGGAAAGATTCGATAAAGTCAGCCCAACTTTGTCAGAAAGTTCATTAAGTGACATTTTTCGCTTGGCCATTACAACATCTAAATTTACTATAATTGCCATATCTTAAACCGTTAAATCGTTTTCGTTTTGAATATCTACCCCTTTTTTGAAAATAGTCGCTATGATATAGATTACAGCTCCCATCAAAATAAATGCCTGACTGTCTGACCAAAATTCGTTTAAATGGTCGATAACAAAACCATAATGCACTAAATTTTCAACTAATTCTTTGGCAATGCAACTTAACAGCCCAACTAAAAGAGTATAATAACTAATTTTTGAAATTTGTTTTGCAACGAAAGTACTGAATGGTCTTGACAAATCCATTGTGTGCATAAGTCTGATAACTGTATAAAACAGGCAAGCTTTTAAAATTGAAATGGTTAGAATAAAACCATAAACACTAAAAAAAACTAATTTACTGTTGTTATACATTTCAGTTAAATCTAACTTTTGATAAAGATTTTGGATAAGCTCAGGTTTATACAGACTGAAAAAGAAATTTACTATTAAACCTCCTGCTTCAATGCACAAACCAACAAAAATAAGCCAGGCTACAATATATAAGCCCCAAAATACGAAGTTATTTGTTTTTGACATCATTATTTATTTTAAAGTTAATGTGTCAAAAGTAATAAAATTTTATTGTTAAACAATAAAAATAAATTATTTATCAAAAAATATTAATCGAATAAGAAACATATTTAAAAAAGATCTTCAATTATTTATGATTTGTCCCTCATTAATACAAATCAGACTTAATCTTACTCACAATTCTAAATAATCAAAATTAATTGTTCAGCTTATTCAATTTAGAATATTCACCAAACGCATTCTGAAGTTCATTTAAAATAGTAGCTGCATTAAAATTTTTACGGTATTTTTTTGAAAGATGATTTACTGTCTCGGCGTAAACCAGAAAATGGTCTATTTTTTCTTCATCCATTCCGTGTTTTTTAAACATCGTCAAGTTGACTTCAGCTTTCACTTTGGCAAGAAAATTTTGTGTTTCTACATAATTGGGCGTGGTAATTTTCGTCATCGAACCTTTTTTAGTCAAAAAAATTATCGTTGCAATAGTTTTAAAAATATCTAAACTTGCATGCCCTGCCTGAAAATCGTGTCCTTTAAAAGTTTTTGAAATTTCATTTTTAGGACGTGGCTCATTCAGCTCAGATTTCATGTATTCGTTGAGTGAAGATTTCAAGGAAGCTATTTTCTTAGAATCATCTAAGCGTTTACTGTCATTCGCAAGATCTCCTGAAGGTTTATGATCAATTTTCACTTCCTGAATCAACGTTTCTGCTCGTACAAACTGTATTTGCAATTGAGAATTGAATGTCTCTTTTTTAATAATTTTATCTATTCGGTAAAAGCCTTCTTTTATAAACTTCACTTCATCATTTTCTTCAGCTTCAATTGAAAATTCACCAGAAATATTGCTGTACGTTTTTATGTTTTTAGTTGTATTAAAAATTAAAACGTTCCTTAAAGCGTTCTTATCTTCATCAATAATTTCACCTGAAACTTGTTGCTGGGAAAATGTAAAAAATATCTGCAATAAAGCAATTACTATTAAAAATTTTGTAGAAACTGTTCTCATTTTTTATCAACAATATTATTATTTGTTTTGAGGCGATCTACATAGATAGGAAGCACACTTTCCAAATTAAACATTACCCTGGAAATATTTTTAGCTTTCACATAAGACCTTATTTCGGGTTTGATGATAAAACTGAATTCTAAAAATTCAGGAATTCTTTCGGCAGGAATTCCGTCTTTCACGAAATCGTCATCATCAATTCTTTTTCTTATCCAAAGAATATCATCCTGCATATCTTCGTATTTATACCATCTTT is drawn from Chryseobacterium muglaense and contains these coding sequences:
- a CDS encoding DUF2975 domain-containing protein; translation: MSKTNNFVFWGLYIVAWLIFVGLCIEAGGLIVNFFFSLYKPELIQNLYQKLDLTEMYNNSKLVFFSVYGFILTISILKACLFYTVIRLMHTMDLSRPFSTFVAKQISKISYYTLLVGLLSCIAKELVENLVHYGFVIDHLNEFWSDSQAFILMGAVIYIIATIFKKGVDIQNENDLTV
- a CDS encoding helix-turn-helix domain-containing protein — translated: MAIIVNLDVVMAKRKMSLNELSDKVGLTLSNLSILKTGKAKAIRFSTLELICDVLECQPGDILEYVDDQQKTTTR
- a CDS encoding GNAT family N-acetyltransferase, translated to MEFLQITAPDDYRVQQIYNSYSTSFPEDERRDYYKFLQLFGHPKVKVISVLHNSENIGYLIIWELSNFVFVEHFEVFSEFRNQKLGSHITDYLFKNYPRIILEIEPEHLNEDAKRRFSFYQRNGFNLIDETYVQPSYGEGKKSLPMWLLANYSPENLKEVEDEIYDIVYH